A DNA window from Parabacteroides johnsonii DSM 18315 contains the following coding sequences:
- a CDS encoding tyrosine-type recombinase/integrase produces the protein MEKYYRLSKKERNGTRVFGDYINERAHDKRLLGKDSTADLYQAAGYHFRNFCGKEKCRLSDLNSTLIMDFTNYLQCLRLKTNTINSYLSSLRAIFNAALRSQLVKVKDHPFGELKLKREVTAKRAVSVDIIKQIAAVDLKKDRKLELAADLSLFGFMAYGMPFVDIVHLKKENISGDEIIYNRHKTGVQIRIKMTTGMQLLMEKYQNEGPYIFPVLTDGTDYQGYKLLLAGHNRSLKKIGELLNVPAKLTSYVMRHTWASEALRCNIPIAVISQAMGHTSEKTTRIYLAQLDVSVLNKANQVVTGGLETLLTGKQCHLFAK, from the coding sequence ATGGAAAAATATTATCGATTGAGCAAAAAAGAGAGGAATGGAACTCGTGTATTTGGAGATTATATAAATGAACGTGCACATGATAAACGTCTTCTCGGGAAAGACAGCACTGCCGATCTGTATCAGGCAGCCGGTTATCATTTTCGGAATTTCTGCGGAAAGGAAAAATGTAGGCTATCGGATTTGAATTCGACTCTGATCATGGATTTTACTAATTATCTGCAATGCCTCCGGTTGAAGACGAACACGATCAACAGTTATTTGAGCAGTTTGAGGGCCATATTCAATGCGGCTTTACGGAGCCAGTTGGTTAAGGTGAAAGATCATCCTTTCGGTGAACTGAAACTGAAACGTGAAGTAACGGCCAAACGGGCAGTCTCGGTCGATATCATCAAGCAGATAGCGGCCGTGGATTTAAAAAAAGACAGGAAGTTGGAATTGGCTGCCGATCTTTCTTTGTTCGGTTTTATGGCCTACGGAATGCCTTTTGTGGATATTGTCCATTTGAAAAAGGAAAATATAAGTGGAGATGAGATCATTTATAATCGTCATAAGACCGGTGTCCAAATCAGGATAAAAATGACGACCGGCATGCAACTCTTGATGGAAAAATATCAAAACGAAGGACCTTATATCTTTCCGGTACTGACGGACGGGACCGATTACCAAGGGTATAAATTATTGTTGGCCGGTCACAACAGATCTTTGAAAAAGATAGGCGAGCTGTTGAATGTCCCGGCAAAACTCACGTCTTATGTCATGCGCCATACCTGGGCATCGGAAGCCTTACGTTGCAATATCCCGATAGCCGTAATCAGCCAGGCGATGGGGCATACGTCGGAAAAAACAACCCGGATCTATTTGGCTCAATTGGATGTTTCGGTATTGAACAAAGCTAATCAGGTGGTGACAGGAGGACTGGAAACGTTGTTGACAGGCAAGCAATGTCACTTATTTGCGAAATAA
- a CDS encoding HU family DNA-binding protein — protein sequence MNKHSLVEIISDRLNMPHDLVCSVINTLADVIADSLLEEERVVIQNFGSFRLWHQASRPVRNPKTGEPMIFQPRNSVKFVPGKHLVDLLNRQADDMESDKA from the coding sequence ATGAATAAACATAGCTTGGTTGAAATTATATCTGATCGACTCAATATGCCACATGATCTGGTTTGCAGTGTGATTAATACGTTGGCCGACGTTATTGCAGACAGTCTTTTGGAAGAAGAAAGAGTCGTTATTCAAAACTTCGGAAGTTTCCGGTTATGGCATCAGGCCAGTCGGCCCGTGCGGAATCCGAAAACCGGAGAACCTATGATTTTCCAGCCACGAAACTCGGTCAAATTCGTCCCGGGGAAGCATCTGGTTGACCTGCTGAACCGGCAGGCGGACGATATGGAAAGCGACAAAGCATAA
- a CDS encoding DUF3575 domain-containing protein codes for MKINRLVLFVVLICTTFALNAQEQHRIEDKGAVVGVKTNIPYWGTATFNAGVEVRLAKKWTLELEAGLNPFDGKKDDGSYGRSLKHLRLHPELRYWFCESFHKHFLGLHIPYLLYNVSDVKLLGVENERSQGWGTGVGVSYGYQWLLSKHWNLEATVGVGYLYLDYDKYPCANCGSKIESGHKHYFGSTQAAISIMYLF; via the coding sequence ATGAAAATAAACAGACTTGTTTTGTTTGTGGTTTTGATTTGTACCACATTTGCCTTGAACGCCCAGGAGCAGCACCGGATCGAAGATAAAGGAGCCGTCGTAGGTGTCAAAACCAATATTCCTTATTGGGGAACGGCAACATTCAATGCCGGAGTAGAAGTGCGGCTGGCTAAAAAATGGACGTTGGAACTGGAAGCCGGGTTGAACCCTTTCGATGGAAAAAAGGATGACGGCAGTTACGGACGTTCATTGAAACACTTGCGTCTGCATCCGGAACTGCGCTATTGGTTCTGTGAAAGTTTTCATAAACATTTTCTCGGTTTGCATATCCCATATTTGCTGTACAACGTGTCGGACGTGAAGTTGCTCGGAGTGGAAAACGAGCGTTCGCAAGGCTGGGGGACGGGTGTCGGCGTCAGCTACGGATACCAGTGGCTGCTGTCGAAACATTGGAATCTGGAAGCGACTGTCGGTGTGGGATACCTCTATCTGGATTACGACAAATATCCCTGTGCCAACTGCGGGTCCAAGATCGAAAGCGGGCACAAACATTATTTCGGTTCGACGCAGGCCGCCATCAGTATCATGTATTTATTCTAA
- a CDS encoding DUF3868 domain-containing protein, protein MKRILTTTGLFLGACFLLSAQETGNNRLVIERKMVERADSWLVVDMTVDLSSLKVASDRSIQYLPTVRRGDSLAVLPPLIVNGRARHILYERMDRDRMENNEFEVYRKNGTEQRMDYHARVEFRDWMKKSELVMAIDTCGCGWEAIGNGEASLFPINIGEPFVLAPLMAYITPEAEAVKVRAKEGSAYLDFPVNKIEIYPEYRNNPLELKKIRETIESVRNDKYATITEVSIKGYASPEGSYANNAYLAEHRAKALSGYVQGLYDFGSAKMMIDFEPEDWAGLEKRLQTIDVEAKDELLAVVRADEPKDLDKKEWKLRQVAGGAPYRYILQTVYPALRHSDYVVQYKIRNFTADEAKELLYSDPKQLSLNEMFQVAQTYEPGSDAFCEVFEIAVRMFPDDPVSNLNAANTALQLGRIDQARRYLAKAPDSPQKRLAEAVALLLEGNLDDAETIFRALENEPSVKEQAIYNQQQVKQKREELN, encoded by the coding sequence ATGAAACGCATACTAACGACAACTGGTCTTTTTTTAGGAGCTTGTTTTCTGCTTTCCGCACAGGAAACGGGAAATAACCGCTTGGTCATAGAAAGAAAAATGGTGGAACGCGCCGATTCCTGGCTGGTAGTAGACATGACGGTGGACTTGAGTTCGCTGAAAGTCGCTTCAGACCGCTCCATTCAGTATCTCCCAACTGTTCGTCGCGGCGACAGCCTGGCGGTACTTCCACCATTGATCGTAAACGGCCGTGCACGCCATATCCTTTATGAACGGATGGATCGCGACCGGATGGAAAACAATGAGTTCGAGGTCTATCGCAAGAACGGGACGGAGCAGCGCATGGACTATCACGCCCGTGTGGAGTTTCGCGACTGGATGAAGAAATCCGAATTGGTGATGGCGATCGATACGTGCGGCTGCGGCTGGGAAGCGATCGGCAACGGCGAGGCGAGCCTGTTCCCGATCAACATCGGCGAACCGTTCGTTTTGGCCCCTCTCATGGCCTATATCACCCCCGAAGCCGAGGCGGTCAAAGTGCGTGCCAAAGAGGGGAGCGCCTATCTGGACTTCCCGGTGAACAAGATCGAGATCTATCCTGAATATCGCAACAATCCGTTGGAACTGAAAAAGATCCGTGAGACGATCGAATCGGTGCGCAACGACAAATATGCCACGATTACGGAAGTCAGCATCAAGGGGTATGCCTCTCCCGAAGGCAGTTATGCCAACAACGCCTATTTGGCGGAACACCGTGCAAAGGCTTTGTCGGGCTACGTGCAGGGGCTGTATGACTTCGGCAGTGCGAAGATGATGATCGATTTCGAGCCGGAAGATTGGGCGGGCCTTGAAAAACGCCTCCAGACGATCGATGTCGAAGCGAAAGACGAACTGCTCGCTGTCGTCCGTGCCGACGAACCAAAGGATCTGGACAAAAAGGAATGGAAGCTGAGACAGGTGGCGGGCGGTGCTCCTTACAGATATATACTGCAAACGGTCTATCCGGCTTTGCGCCATTCGGACTATGTGGTGCAATATAAGATTCGCAACTTCACGGCCGACGAGGCGAAAGAGTTGCTTTATAGCGACCCGAAGCAGTTGAGCCTGAACGAAATGTTCCAGGTGGCGCAGACCTACGAACCGGGCAGTGACGCCTTCTGCGAAGTGTTCGAAATAGCTGTCCGTATGTTCCCGGACGATCCGGTGTCGAACCTGAACGCCGCCAACACGGCGTTGCAATTGGGCCGTATCGACCAGGCACGTCGTTACCTGGCCAAAGCCCCGGATTCTCCCCAGAAACGTCTGGCCGAGGCTGTCGCCCTGCTTTTGGAAGGAAACCTCGATGATGCCGAAACCATTTTCCGTGCGCTCGAAAACGAACCTTCGGTCAAGGAACAGGCAATTTATAACCAACAACAAGTAAAACAAAAAAGGGAAGAGTTAAACTAA
- a CDS encoding fimbria major subunit has product MKVKNYLWTLAAALTLVGCSDDLETQKGGPEEGTEQAKGEYYLYFSLDTPETKASDNPTGGEEGDGNEAGTYAENYVENVALFFVERTKGIQDAGAKIVGKLFIGEDELTHPEETAATTNYVKTIEPILISEKYYSVIKDEIDKKNTPRYAVLAITNLADGDQNAFYAKITEGTSTVKDLQDAVIAEGKTNSNGEKGSFVMSSSGESYVTFDQYNNSKESPARLSVTVERLSARIDFKATLVNEQKEANVYPIYAKDKDGNTDKKNQIASVQLTEMAVVNQFKGNVYDFKRVSAGVNTNMIEWLGDEMPIAGVQKNYVLDYDFKKKTIEADGSVSMNLEARSIIYKNPVFARDTKTYPTLAAYWGEYFSTGNVYTLTDETTYERAMYVNENTTIAEAQKNGYSTGVVFKGTATILKAYERKFATTSHEEAYVEKIAWSTEDLKEDDLVYMYKGMPYKDLESIQQLFVQKPMGGELEGDAVDKTATGWDFAGEAGVKAVAEINSLAELETYKGYFASTDLGYRKYLDEKYAELKKIADATTINWDEVQAYISWQTYKDDKLSSEENLNNLYDIKQGTVTAVDCYYPYWIRHSNNMVSYAMGIMEFGIVRNNIYKLSVKSLNGFGITELDPDTPDEDVELYLEVDLYVEDWVLRYNEDIEL; this is encoded by the coding sequence ATGAAAGTAAAAAATTACTTATGGACACTCGCAGCAGCATTGACGCTGGTAGGGTGTAGTGACGATCTGGAGACCCAAAAGGGGGGACCGGAGGAAGGAACTGAGCAGGCTAAAGGAGAGTACTATCTCTACTTTTCCTTGGATACACCGGAAACTAAAGCCAGTGATAATCCTACAGGTGGTGAAGAAGGTGACGGTAACGAAGCTGGTACGTATGCGGAAAACTATGTAGAGAATGTAGCTCTGTTTTTTGTAGAACGGACTAAGGGTATTCAGGATGCAGGGGCTAAAATTGTTGGAAAACTGTTTATTGGTGAAGACGAATTGACGCATCCGGAAGAAACTGCGGCAACAACCAATTATGTCAAAACGATAGAACCTATTTTGATCTCGGAGAAGTACTATAGCGTTATAAAAGATGAAATTGATAAAAAAAATACTCCGAGATATGCGGTTCTTGCTATTACTAACTTGGCTGATGGAGATCAAAATGCTTTTTATGCAAAGATTACAGAAGGAACAAGTACTGTTAAAGACTTACAAGATGCTGTTATCGCAGAGGGTAAGACTAACAGCAACGGCGAAAAAGGATCTTTTGTCATGTCTTCATCTGGCGAAAGTTATGTCACTTTCGACCAATATAATAATAGCAAAGAATCTCCGGCAAGGTTGTCTGTAACAGTGGAACGTCTTTCTGCACGAATTGACTTTAAGGCTACACTTGTTAATGAACAGAAAGAGGCTAATGTCTATCCGATTTATGCAAAAGATAAGGATGGAAATACGGATAAGAAAAACCAAATAGCATCTGTACAATTAACAGAAATGGCAGTTGTAAATCAGTTTAAGGGAAATGTTTATGACTTTAAGAGAGTATCTGCTGGCGTAAATACTAATATGATTGAATGGTTAGGTGATGAAATGCCTATTGCAGGGGTACAGAAAAATTATGTGTTAGACTATGATTTCAAGAAGAAGACAATTGAAGCTGATGGTTCTGTAAGCATGAATTTGGAAGCTAGATCTATAATTTATAAAAATCCTGTTTTTGCTCGTGATACGAAAACGTATCCTACTTTGGCTGCCTACTGGGGGGAATATTTCAGTACAGGTAATGTTTATACTTTGACTGATGAGACTACTTATGAACGTGCTATGTATGTAAATGAAAATACAACAATTGCTGAAGCACAGAAAAATGGTTATTCAACAGGTGTTGTTTTCAAAGGTACTGCTACAATCTTAAAGGCTTACGAGAGAAAATTCGCTACAACATCACATGAAGAGGCGTATGTTGAAAAAATAGCTTGGTCAACTGAGGACTTGAAGGAGGACGATCTTGTATATATGTATAAAGGAATGCCTTATAAAGATCTTGAATCCATTCAACAACTTTTTGTTCAAAAACCAATGGGTGGAGAACTGGAAGGTGACGCTGTAGATAAAACTGCGACCGGTTGGGACTTTGCTGGAGAGGCCGGTGTAAAGGCTGTAGCTGAAATTAACTCTTTGGCTGAATTGGAAACTTATAAGGGATATTTTGCTTCTACGGATTTAGGCTATAGAAAGTATTTGGATGAAAAGTATGCAGAGTTAAAAAAGATTGCAGATGCAACCACGATCAACTGGGACGAGGTACAGGCTTACATTTCTTGGCAAACTTATAAGGATGATAAGTTATCATCTGAAGAGAACTTGAATAATCTTTATGATATTAAACAAGGAACTGTTACGGCTGTAGATTGTTATTACCCTTATTGGATCAGACACTCTAATAATATGGTTTCGTATGCTATGGGCATTATGGAATTCGGTATTGTCCGCAATAATATCTATAAGTTGTCAGTAAAAAGCTTGAATGGCTTTGGTATTACAGAGTTGGATCCTGATACTCCAGATGAGGATGTTGAATTATATTTGGAGGTAGATCTTTATGTTGAAGACTGGGTACTCCGCTACAACGAAGACATCGAACTCTAA
- a CDS encoding FimB/Mfa2 family fimbrial subunit, with amino-acid sequence MNSFFHKLSVCLGVQCLLLATSCDYMYDDDLPPCDYHLRFVYDYNMKFADAFQKEVEHATLFIFDQSGVFLQKRQIEGEELKRNRIDLPLDPGTYQLVTWAGLCDDCNRCSEMHPGTSTLEDLCVRTQCDENRNNPNELCGLWHALDTLTIEKDQTGEKIVNLAKNTNKVRLILQDANGESLNVDDFDFSITADNGHMHHKNQLMDDDSITYLPYLRENVEVGAVSSYDGLPSQKVALAELNTMRLMADENYRLLVTYKKQKAPVLNVNLNAYLALTKMLEHSDMSDQEFLDRQDQYALVLFLARQDCPECPDPDPDPDPDPDPDPDPDPDPDPDPDPDPDPTPDYIYMCIGVEVNDWVIRNNDTDL; translated from the coding sequence ATGAACAGTTTTTTCCATAAACTATCTGTATGCCTTGGTGTGCAGTGCTTGTTGTTGGCCACTTCATGTGATTATATGTATGACGACGATCTGCCCCCTTGCGATTACCACCTTCGCTTCGTCTACGACTATAATATGAAGTTTGCGGACGCCTTCCAGAAAGAGGTGGAACATGCCACGCTGTTTATTTTCGACCAGTCAGGCGTTTTCCTGCAAAAACGGCAGATAGAAGGGGAAGAACTGAAACGCAACCGGATCGACCTGCCGCTCGATCCCGGCACCTACCAGCTCGTCACCTGGGCAGGGCTTTGCGACGACTGCAACCGGTGCAGCGAGATGCACCCCGGCACCTCGACCCTCGAGGATCTCTGCGTACGCACGCAATGTGACGAAAACCGCAACAACCCGAACGAGCTGTGCGGCCTTTGGCATGCCCTCGACACTTTGACCATCGAAAAAGACCAGACCGGCGAAAAAATCGTCAACTTGGCAAAAAATACAAACAAAGTTCGTCTGATCCTCCAGGACGCGAACGGCGAAAGCCTGAATGTCGACGACTTTGATTTCTCCATCACGGCAGACAACGGCCACATGCACCATAAGAACCAACTGATGGACGACGACAGCATCACCTACCTGCCTTACCTCCGCGAAAACGTGGAAGTCGGCGCCGTCTCGTCCTACGACGGCCTGCCCTCGCAGAAAGTGGCCCTCGCCGAACTCAACACCATGCGCCTGATGGCAGACGAAAACTATCGTCTGCTGGTCACCTACAAAAAACAGAAAGCCCCGGTCCTGAACGTCAACCTGAATGCCTATCTGGCCCTTACGAAGATGCTCGAACATTCGGACATGAGCGACCAGGAGTTCCTCGACCGTCAGGACCAGTATGCCTTGGTGCTTTTCCTCGCACGGCAGGATTGCCCGGAATGTCCTGATCCCGACCCAGATCCTGATCCTGATCCAGATCCAGATCCTGACCCAGATCCCGATCCTGATCCTGATCCCGACCCTGATCCCGACCCGACGCCCGACTACATCTATATGTGCATCGGCGTAGAAGTCAACGACTGGGTGATCCGCAACAACGATACAGATTTATAA